A single genomic interval of Pelagicoccus sp. SDUM812003 harbors:
- a CDS encoding response regulator: MNDASNPETPKGQLRVLIVEDSKIEAKFTANLLKKNGYQVTSERVETEEDMTRQIEQHEWDLVISDYQMPDFDGMRALKVFKRYELEIPFILVSGKIGEEAAVDLMKQGAHDYIMKGNTTRLIPAIESQLKVAANRRERRRLEQKLRESEAQYRGFFENAAIGIFRCEEDSRIQDVNRFLAHALGFESREDCIRVLEKLIPEVYDAQTRQATTVELADQARQGGRFEAVFHRQNGSVMEAIVNVWAIEDETRRTTYLEGTIEDVTEQREMERKLREMEQLHESLIDLTSNL, encoded by the coding sequence ATGAACGACGCATCAAATCCGGAAACTCCCAAAGGCCAACTTCGCGTACTCATCGTCGAAGACTCGAAGATCGAGGCCAAGTTCACCGCGAACCTTCTCAAGAAGAATGGCTACCAGGTGACAAGCGAGCGCGTGGAGACCGAGGAGGACATGACGCGTCAGATCGAGCAGCACGAATGGGATTTGGTGATCTCGGACTACCAGATGCCCGACTTCGACGGAATGCGAGCGCTCAAGGTTTTCAAACGGTACGAGCTAGAAATCCCGTTCATCCTCGTCTCTGGAAAGATCGGGGAAGAAGCGGCGGTGGACCTCATGAAGCAGGGCGCCCACGACTACATCATGAAGGGCAATACCACCCGATTGATCCCTGCTATCGAGAGCCAGCTGAAGGTCGCAGCCAATCGTCGCGAACGTCGCCGCCTGGAGCAGAAGCTCCGCGAAAGCGAAGCCCAGTACCGCGGTTTCTTCGAAAACGCTGCGATCGGCATCTTTCGATGCGAGGAGGATTCGCGTATCCAGGATGTTAATCGTTTTCTAGCCCACGCTCTAGGTTTCGAGAGCAGAGAAGACTGCATTCGCGTGCTGGAAAAGTTGATACCTGAGGTCTACGACGCCCAGACCCGCCAAGCCACCACGGTAGAGCTTGCGGATCAAGCCAGACAAGGCGGACGTTTCGAAGCGGTCTTCCATCGTCAAAACGGTTCCGTGATGGAAGCCATCGTAAACGTCTGGGCGATCGAGGACGAAACGAGACGCACCACGTATCTTGAGGGAACCATCGAGGATGTGACCGAGCAGCGCGAAATGGAACGTAAACTACGCGAGATGGAGCAGCTCCACGAGTCGCTCATCGACCTGACCTCCAACCTCTAA
- a CDS encoding HlyD family type I secretion periplasmic adaptor subunit: MNTPNNPGNPDSASSPENQTREAAAAPKAQAPKLKSSDLDFVADAKAAFLENRSPYASLLLFLIVGIISACVYWATTSEVDEITRGQGKVIPTDSLQVVQSLEGGILAELFVQQGQTVEKGQSLARIDDTAFTAALRENIAQRDNLLATVARLEAEANDLERIQFPEYVSKHRQDLVKSETRLFESRRSNLKRSIQHLTKSLELKNKELSMTRPLAERGIVSQVELLRLENAVNDTESELARIQNEYTKEVLTKRNEGKAKLEQIAQSIAAYEDKIRRATILSPTLGTINKIHFKTIGGVIRSGEPIVEIVPQESDLIVEADVSPSDIGFIHPGQEATVKLTAYDFSIYGGLKGVVEQISADTFTNERGESFYKIRVRTGERSLHTSDAELKVIPGMQVQVDILTGKKTIAEYVFKPLLRAKMNALTER, from the coding sequence ATGAATACGCCAAACAATCCCGGCAATCCGGACAGCGCTTCGTCCCCCGAGAACCAGACCCGCGAGGCGGCCGCCGCCCCCAAGGCTCAGGCCCCGAAGCTCAAGTCGAGCGATCTCGATTTCGTGGCCGATGCCAAAGCAGCCTTTCTGGAAAACCGCAGCCCCTACGCCAGCCTGCTGCTCTTTCTCATCGTGGGCATCATCAGCGCCTGCGTCTACTGGGCCACCACCTCGGAAGTTGATGAGATCACACGGGGACAAGGGAAAGTCATTCCCACCGACTCGCTTCAGGTGGTGCAAAGCCTGGAAGGCGGCATCCTGGCGGAGCTTTTCGTCCAGCAAGGCCAGACCGTGGAGAAAGGCCAGTCGCTCGCACGCATCGACGATACGGCATTCACCGCGGCCCTGAGGGAAAACATCGCTCAACGCGACAACCTGCTCGCCACGGTGGCTCGCCTCGAGGCCGAGGCCAACGATCTCGAGCGTATCCAGTTTCCGGAATACGTAAGCAAGCATCGCCAGGATTTGGTGAAAAGCGAAACTCGTCTATTCGAAAGTCGCCGCAGCAACTTGAAGCGCTCAATCCAGCACCTGACAAAGAGTTTGGAGCTAAAAAACAAGGAGCTTTCCATGACGCGTCCGCTGGCTGAAAGAGGTATCGTTTCGCAAGTCGAGCTGCTCCGTCTCGAAAATGCGGTCAACGATACCGAAAGCGAGCTGGCTCGTATCCAAAACGAATATACAAAAGAGGTCTTGACCAAGCGCAACGAGGGCAAGGCGAAGCTGGAGCAGATCGCCCAGAGTATCGCCGCCTACGAGGACAAGATCCGCCGAGCGACCATTCTCTCCCCCACCCTCGGCACCATCAATAAAATCCACTTCAAAACCATCGGCGGCGTCATCCGCTCAGGCGAGCCCATCGTGGAGATCGTGCCTCAAGAGAGCGACCTGATCGTGGAGGCTGACGTATCGCCATCCGACATCGGCTTCATTCATCCAGGCCAGGAAGCGACCGTCAAACTCACCGCTTACGATTTCTCTATCTACGGCGGCCTCAAAGGCGTCGTCGAACAAATCAGCGCCGACACTTTCACCAACGAACGGGGTGAAAGCTTTTACAAGATCCGCGTTCGAACAGGCGAACGTTCGCTCCATACAAGTGATGCTGAACTGAAGGTCATCCCCGGCATGCAAGTCCAAGTGGACATCCTAACGGGGAAGAAAACCATCGCCGAATACGTATTCAAACCACTCCTACGGGCGAAGATGAACGCCCTTACGGAGCGCTAG
- a CDS encoding type I secretion system permease/ATPase gives MISDQNKQRLAPAGAGPTRRAKAPASPPKAEPKETAEPAVNPIDDPLLDSLVLLGKLHDRQLSPDMLVAGLPLVENRLTPRLFVRAAESAGFSARIVKRDLSSIPQLVYPCVLLLKNNRAALLVGKNESGYRIVLPETGSGEELLDEATLKSEYIGSAIFVKPEFKFDARADKAEQHVRSKNWFWGTLWKYRGVYRNVLLAAVFINLFAIAGSLFVMNVYDRVIPNNAMDTLWVLASGVTLVYCFDFLLKMLRGALIDKAGKNADVLLSSFIFQRVLGIKMENKPASAGSFANQVKGYESLREFFTSASLATIVDLPFVIFFIAFMYFLAGWIALIPLAGIVLILVVGSILHIPLRKAAEISQGASAQKHALLVEAIGGFEAIRGLSAGGLFQRRMENFLGSSAKSEVATRRISSAATNFTVFITQMVSVIIVVASVYRIREGEMSMGALIGCTILSGRAMGPIGQVAALLSRLQQSLVSLKGLNEIVDLPQERDPGRNYIRKADFKPSIEFKEVTFAYSEDSEPAVRNASFTIEPGEKVAILGRVGSGKSTLLRLILGFYQPTSGMILVNGTDIRQLDPAELRRRLGYIAQDNSLFFGSLKENILMGAPWADEEQLLEASRLSGVERYASRHPLGYDLPIGERGERLSGGQRQAINIARAILPKPPVLVMDEPTSAMDANAEREFIANMEKYGNEGGRTLVLSTHKPSMLKLADRIIVMDQGRIAANGPKAEVMRQLSAGAGRN, from the coding sequence ATGATCTCCGACCAAAACAAGCAACGTTTGGCCCCTGCCGGAGCTGGTCCGACCCGTAGGGCCAAGGCGCCTGCCTCGCCGCCTAAGGCCGAGCCCAAGGAAACGGCGGAACCCGCCGTGAACCCCATCGACGATCCATTGCTCGACAGCCTGGTGCTGCTTGGAAAGTTGCACGATCGGCAGCTCTCCCCCGACATGCTGGTCGCTGGTCTTCCATTGGTCGAGAATCGCCTCACTCCTCGCCTTTTCGTTCGAGCTGCCGAATCGGCGGGCTTTTCTGCTCGCATCGTCAAGCGCGACCTGAGCTCCATCCCGCAGCTGGTGTACCCTTGCGTGCTCCTGCTCAAAAACAATCGAGCCGCCTTGCTGGTGGGAAAGAACGAGAGCGGCTACAGGATCGTTCTGCCGGAAACCGGTTCTGGCGAAGAGCTGCTGGACGAAGCGACGTTGAAATCCGAATACATCGGCTCCGCGATCTTCGTGAAACCGGAGTTCAAGTTCGACGCCCGGGCCGATAAGGCCGAGCAGCACGTTCGCTCCAAGAACTGGTTTTGGGGCACGCTCTGGAAATACCGCGGCGTCTATCGCAACGTGCTGCTGGCTGCGGTGTTCATCAATCTCTTCGCCATCGCAGGCTCATTGTTCGTGATGAACGTCTACGATCGCGTGATTCCCAACAACGCCATGGACACCCTTTGGGTCCTCGCTTCGGGGGTCACCCTCGTCTACTGCTTCGACTTTCTGCTGAAGATGCTGCGCGGCGCCTTGATCGACAAGGCGGGCAAAAACGCCGACGTGCTGCTCTCCAGCTTCATCTTCCAGCGCGTGCTGGGGATCAAGATGGAGAACAAACCCGCCTCCGCAGGCAGTTTCGCCAATCAAGTAAAGGGCTACGAAAGCCTGCGGGAGTTCTTCACCAGCGCCAGCTTGGCCACCATCGTCGATCTGCCGTTCGTGATCTTCTTCATCGCCTTTATGTATTTCCTAGCCGGCTGGATCGCCCTGATTCCCTTGGCTGGCATCGTTCTCATCCTAGTCGTGGGTTCTATCCTTCACATTCCATTGCGCAAAGCGGCGGAGATCTCGCAGGGCGCCTCCGCCCAGAAGCACGCTTTGCTGGTGGAAGCGATCGGCGGCTTCGAAGCGATCCGCGGCCTTTCCGCTGGTGGGCTCTTCCAGCGCCGCATGGAAAACTTCCTAGGCAGCTCGGCGAAGAGCGAAGTCGCCACACGCCGAATTTCCTCGGCGGCGACCAACTTCACCGTCTTCATCACGCAGATGGTTTCCGTGATCATCGTCGTCGCATCCGTATACCGGATACGCGAAGGAGAAATGAGCATGGGAGCCCTGATCGGATGCACCATCCTTAGCGGTCGAGCCATGGGGCCCATCGGACAGGTCGCCGCCCTTCTCTCCCGACTGCAGCAGTCGCTGGTATCCCTAAAGGGGCTGAACGAGATCGTAGACCTGCCGCAGGAGCGCGATCCGGGCCGCAACTACATTCGAAAGGCGGACTTCAAGCCGAGCATCGAATTCAAGGAGGTGACCTTCGCCTATTCCGAGGATTCCGAACCGGCCGTCCGCAACGCCTCCTTCACTATCGAACCAGGGGAAAAGGTCGCCATTCTGGGACGCGTGGGCTCCGGCAAAAGCACCTTGCTTCGTCTCATTCTCGGCTTTTACCAGCCTACCTCCGGCATGATCCTGGTCAATGGCACCGACATTCGCCAGCTGGATCCGGCCGAGCTGCGCCGAAGACTTGGATACATCGCCCAGGACAACAGCCTCTTTTTCGGCTCGCTCAAGGAAAACATCCTCATGGGCGCCCCATGGGCCGACGAGGAACAGTTGCTCGAAGCGTCCCGGCTCTCCGGCGTGGAGCGCTACGCCAGCCGTCACCCCCTAGGCTACGATCTTCCTATCGGCGAGCGTGGGGAGCGCCTTTCTGGCGGTCAACGTCAGGCCATCAATATCGCCCGCGCCATTCTGCCGAAGCCACCGGTACTCGTCATGGACGAGCCGACCAGCGCCATGGACGCCAACGCGGAGCGCGAATTCATCGCCAACATGGAGAAATATGGAAACGAAGGCGGCCGTACCCTGGTGCTCTCGACCCATAAACCTTCCATGCTCAAACTTGCAGATCGCATCATCGTGATGGACCAAGGCCGCATCGCGGCTAACGGCCCCAAGGCGGAAGTGATGCGACAACTCTCAGCCGGAGCGGGAAGAAACTAA